The following proteins come from a genomic window of Streptomyces sp. Sge12:
- a CDS encoding NYN domain-containing protein, whose protein sequence is MVEPASGAEPADAAGDAAEALDHPLPEGVRRRVVALVSDAFGALTVADLPAQLRQYARFTPTRRAKFAGNAMAAAVETDAVFRSRVAEKLREAQADLAAALEAGAPPAAADPLDVAAAAFVLRPAGWVKLVAAAGEEAQRADAERVGEEARRELERLREELAHVRELQRSGGEQVRVELDAARKEAESLQRKLRSALSDVKRGDAALRKVNAEIDGIRGDAAARVAAAESESRRLKSRLAEVETALETSRRATREGRSIEDMRLRLLLDTVLDAAQGLRRELALPPVSTRPADTVDAVEPGRMTPKDIAARALSETDPALLDQLLALPQAHLVVDGYNVTKTGYPTMPLEKQRLRLLGGLSMLAAQTGAEMTCVFDGAELAAPVLLAPPRGVRVLFSKAGVTADELIRQLVRAEPPGRPVVVVSTDREVADGVAKAGARPVTSALLLKRLSRVS, encoded by the coding sequence ATTGTGGAGCCAGCAAGCGGCGCTGAGCCGGCCGATGCGGCCGGCGACGCCGCCGAGGCGCTCGACCACCCGCTGCCGGAAGGCGTGCGGCGCCGGGTCGTCGCGCTCGTCTCGGACGCCTTCGGCGCACTGACGGTCGCGGACCTCCCGGCGCAGTTGCGGCAGTATGCCCGGTTCACCCCGACCCGGCGCGCCAAGTTCGCGGGCAATGCCATGGCCGCGGCGGTCGAGACCGATGCCGTGTTCCGCAGCAGGGTCGCCGAGAAGCTCCGTGAGGCGCAGGCCGATCTGGCGGCGGCCCTGGAGGCCGGTGCACCGCCGGCCGCCGCGGATCCGCTGGACGTGGCGGCCGCCGCCTTCGTCCTGCGGCCGGCCGGCTGGGTCAAGCTGGTGGCCGCCGCGGGCGAGGAGGCGCAGCGCGCCGACGCCGAGCGGGTGGGCGAGGAGGCCCGGCGCGAGCTGGAGCGGCTGCGCGAGGAGCTGGCCCACGTACGGGAACTGCAGCGTTCGGGCGGGGAGCAGGTACGGGTCGAGCTGGACGCGGCGCGCAAGGAAGCGGAATCGCTTCAGCGCAAGCTCCGCAGTGCTCTGAGCGACGTCAAGCGGGGTGATGCGGCCCTGCGCAAGGTGAATGCGGAGATCGACGGGATCCGTGGCGACGCGGCTGCCCGGGTGGCCGCGGCCGAGAGCGAGAGCCGGCGGCTGAAGTCCCGTCTCGCGGAGGTGGAGACGGCGCTGGAGACCTCGCGCCGGGCCACCCGCGAGGGGCGCAGCATCGAGGACATGCGGCTGCGGCTGCTGCTGGACACGGTGCTGGACGCGGCCCAGGGGCTGCGCCGGGAGCTGGCCCTGCCGCCGGTCTCGACGCGGCCGGCCGACACGGTGGACGCGGTGGAGCCGGGCCGGATGACGCCGAAGGACATCGCGGCGCGTGCCCTCTCGGAGACCGATCCGGCGTTGCTGGACCAGTTGTTGGCGCTGCCGCAGGCCCATCTGGTGGTCGACGGCTACAACGTGACGAAGACGGGCTATCCGACGATGCCGCTGGAGAAGCAGCGGCTGCGGCTGCTGGGCGGGCTGTCGATGCTGGCCGCGCAGACGGGCGCGGAGATGACGTGTGTCTTCGACGGGGCGGAGCTGGCGGCCCCGGTGCTGCTCGCGCCGCCGCGCGGGGTGCGGGTGCTGTTCTCGAAGGCCGGGGTGACGGCGGACGAGCTGATCCGCCAGCTGGTGCGTGCGGAGCCGCCCGGCCGGCCGGTGGTCGTGGTCTCCACGGACCGGGAGGTCGCCGACGGGGTGGCGAAGGCGGGTGCGCGTCCGGTGACGTCCGCCTTGTTGCTGAAGCGGCTTTCGCGCGTTTCATAA
- a CDS encoding rhomboid family intramembrane serine protease → MLCHMIVRWRAVREAARGPVVTRALIAGCAVVFVLGPASGLNPVYGTGEELLSNGAAYFRRWGVVPDELFTGTPRAWLTPLTALFVHGSWLHLLGNMLFLHVFGAMAEERMGRPAFLSFYLCTGYLAMATYAAANAGSPQTLVGASGAISAVLGAFLFLLPRARVTSLFPFLFFLPLRFPAWLVLLFWFALQWVAAQRAGSGPGVAYLAHLVGFSLGFLYAWARYRGATRVRRPATATEGDSQP, encoded by the coding sequence ATGCTCTGTCACATGATCGTAAGGTGGCGGGCCGTTCGCGAGGCTGCCCGGGGACCGGTGGTCACCCGGGCGCTGATCGCGGGCTGCGCCGTGGTGTTCGTCCTCGGCCCGGCCTCGGGACTCAACCCGGTCTACGGGACCGGGGAGGAGCTGCTCTCCAACGGCGCCGCGTACTTCCGGCGCTGGGGCGTGGTCCCGGACGAGCTGTTCACGGGCACCCCCCGGGCCTGGCTGACCCCGCTGACCGCGCTCTTCGTCCACGGCAGCTGGCTGCACCTGCTCGGCAACATGCTCTTCCTCCACGTCTTCGGCGCAATGGCGGAGGAGCGGATGGGCCGCCCGGCGTTCCTCTCCTTCTACCTCTGCACGGGCTACCTGGCGATGGCGACGTACGCGGCGGCCAACGCGGGGTCCCCGCAGACGCTCGTCGGGGCGTCCGGTGCGATCTCGGCCGTCCTCGGCGCCTTCCTCTTCCTGCTCCCGCGCGCGAGGGTGACGAGCCTGTTCCCGTTCCTCTTCTTCCTGCCGCTGCGGTTCCCGGCGTGGCTCGTGCTGCTGTTCTGGTTCGCCCTCCAATGGGTGGCGGCACAGCGCGCGGGAAGCGGGCCGGGAGTCGCCTATCTGGCCCATCTGGTGGGCTTCTCGCTCGGCTTCCTCTACGCGTGGGCCCGCTATCGGGGTGCGACTAGAGTGAGGCGACCAGCGACGGCCACCGAGGGAGACAGCCAGCCGTGA
- a CDS encoding Lrp/AsnC family transcriptional regulator: protein MITAIVLIKTSVDRIPEIAESIAALENVSEVYSVTGTYDLIALVRVARHENLADIIPGRISKIPGVEATDTHVAFRTYSQHDLEAAFAIGLDA from the coding sequence GTGATCACCGCGATCGTGCTCATCAAGACCAGCGTGGACCGGATCCCCGAGATCGCCGAGTCCATCGCCGCCCTCGAGAACGTCAGTGAGGTCTACTCCGTCACGGGCACGTACGACCTCATCGCGCTGGTCCGCGTGGCCCGTCACGAGAACCTGGCGGACATCATTCCCGGCCGCATCAGCAAGATCCCGGGCGTCGAGGCGACGGACACGCACGTGGCGTTCCGCACGTACTCGCAGCACGACCTGGAGGCGGCGTTCGCCATCGGCCTCGACGCGTAG
- a CDS encoding glycosyltransferase family 4 protein, producing the protein MHKTLIVTNDFPPRPGGIQAFLHNMALRLDPDRIVVYASTWKHGAEGREATAAFDAEQPFQVVRDRTTMLLPTPRVTRRAVGLLREHGCESVWFGAAAPLGLMGPALRRAGARRIVATTHGHEAGWAQLPAARQLLRRIGEGTDTLTYLGEYTRSRIASAVTDRAAARMVQLPPGVDEKTFHPGSGGPEVRARLGLTDRPVVVCVSRLVPRKGQDTLIEAMPRILAAVPDAVLLIVGGGPYEADLRALAVRTGVSDSVVFTGAVPWSELAAHYGAGDVFAMPCRTRRGGLDVEGLGIVYLEASATGLPVIAGDSGGAPDAVLDGETGWVVRGGSAEEAADRIVTLLKDPELRARMGAAGRAWVEEKWRWDLLAERLRELL; encoded by the coding sequence ATGCACAAGACGCTGATCGTGACCAACGACTTCCCGCCGCGACCGGGCGGTATCCAGGCCTTCCTGCACAACATGGCGCTGCGGCTGGATCCCGACCGGATCGTCGTCTACGCCTCCACGTGGAAGCATGGAGCGGAGGGCCGCGAGGCCACCGCGGCCTTCGACGCGGAGCAGCCGTTCCAGGTGGTCCGGGACCGTACGACGATGCTGCTGCCGACCCCGCGCGTGACGCGGCGGGCGGTCGGCCTGCTGCGCGAACACGGCTGCGAGTCGGTGTGGTTCGGCGCCGCGGCCCCGCTCGGGCTGATGGGCCCCGCGCTGCGGCGGGCGGGCGCGCGGCGGATCGTGGCGACCACGCACGGGCACGAGGCGGGCTGGGCCCAGCTGCCGGCCGCGCGGCAGTTGCTGCGGCGGATCGGCGAGGGCACCGACACGCTGACCTATCTGGGGGAGTACACGCGCTCGCGGATCGCCTCGGCGGTGACGGACCGGGCGGCGGCCCGGATGGTGCAACTCCCGCCGGGGGTGGACGAGAAGACCTTCCACCCCGGATCGGGCGGCCCGGAGGTCCGGGCCCGGCTCGGGCTGACGGACCGGCCGGTGGTGGTCTGCGTCTCGCGGCTGGTGCCGCGCAAGGGGCAGGACACGCTGATCGAGGCGATGCCGCGGATCCTGGCGGCGGTGCCGGACGCGGTGCTGCTGATCGTGGGCGGCGGGCCCTACGAGGCGGACCTGCGGGCGCTGGCCGTGCGGACCGGGGTCTCGGACTCCGTGGTCTTCACCGGCGCCGTCCCGTGGTCGGAGCTCGCCGCGCACTACGGGGCGGGGGACGTCTTCGCGATGCCGTGCCGGACCCGGCGGGGCGGCCTGGACGTGGAAGGCCTCGGCATCGTCTACCTGGAGGCCTCGGCCACCGGTCTGCCGGTGATCGCGGGTGATTCCGGCGGGGCGCCGGACGCGGTGCTGGACGGTGAGACGGGCTGGGTCGTCCGGGGCGGTTCCGCCGAGGAGGCGGCCGACCGGATCGTCACCCTGCTGAAGGATCCGGAACTGCGCGCGCGGATGGGCGCCGCCGGCCGTGCGTGGGTCGAGGAGAAGTGGCGCTGGGACCTCCTGGCGGAACGCCTGCGCGAGCTGCTCTGA
- a CDS encoding C40 family peptidase, with translation MASHRRPKQPNRARVTVLTSVAAAAVALTAQSASAAPAKPSKDEVKSQVDALYEEAEQATEKFNGAKERQDKLEKEIGQLQDQVARGQGELNDLRSTLGSMASAQYRTGGIDPSLGLLLSEDPDSYLEKASSLEHLSGKQVESVQRIQAKQRTLAQQRQEAAGKLADLDATRKELAEKKKASADKLAEAQALLNTLTAQERSALKDEETRASRSDSSRVDLGDVKASGRAGAALAAAKTKLGFTYQSGGTGPNVYDCSGLTQWAYKQAGVNISRVTYTQANDGTRISRSQLQPGDLVFFYGDLHHVGLYAGNNMTLHASNPRSGIKYESMDNMPFQFGVRIG, from the coding sequence GTGGCGTCCCACCGTCGACCCAAGCAGCCGAACCGTGCTCGTGTGACCGTGCTCACCTCGGTCGCGGCCGCTGCCGTCGCCCTCACCGCGCAGAGCGCCTCCGCCGCGCCGGCGAAGCCGAGCAAGGACGAGGTCAAGTCCCAGGTCGACGCGCTCTACGAAGAGGCGGAGCAGGCCACCGAGAAGTTCAACGGCGCCAAGGAGCGCCAGGACAAGCTCGAGAAGGAGATAGGCCAGCTCCAGGACCAGGTCGCGCGCGGCCAGGGCGAGCTCAACGACCTGCGCAGCACGCTCGGTTCGATGGCGAGCGCCCAGTACCGCACCGGCGGCATCGACCCCTCGCTCGGCCTCCTCCTCTCCGAGGACCCCGACAGCTACCTCGAGAAGGCCTCCTCCCTGGAGCACTTGAGCGGCAAGCAGGTCGAGTCGGTCCAGCGGATCCAGGCCAAGCAGCGCACCCTCGCGCAGCAGCGCCAGGAGGCCGCCGGCAAGCTCGCCGACCTCGACGCCACGCGCAAGGAACTCGCCGAGAAGAAGAAGGCGTCCGCCGACAAGCTCGCCGAGGCCCAGGCCCTCCTCAACACGCTGACCGCGCAGGAGCGTTCGGCGCTCAAGGACGAGGAGACGCGCGCCAGCCGCAGCGACAGCTCCCGCGTCGACCTCGGTGACGTCAAGGCCTCCGGCCGCGCCGGCGCCGCCCTCGCGGCCGCCAAGACCAAGCTGGGCTTCACCTACCAGTCCGGCGGCACCGGCCCCAACGTCTACGACTGCTCGGGCCTGACCCAGTGGGCGTACAAGCAGGCCGGCGTCAACATCAGCCGCGTCACCTACACCCAGGCCAATGACGGCACGCGCATCAGCCGCAGCCAGCTCCAGCCCGGCGACCTGGTCTTCTTCTACGGGGACCTGCACCACGTCGGCCTCTACGCCGGCAACAACATGACGCTGCACGCCTCGAACCCGCGCAGCGGCATCAAGTACGAGTCCATGGACAACATGCCGTTCCAGTTCGGCGTCCGGATCGGCTGA
- a CDS encoding C40 family peptidase, whose translation MASHRRAGLGSLDRNTKVTVLTAAAATAAVAMTGVPASAAPGLPHEPGGGARTGISAQVDRLFEEAEQATERFNEAGEKADRLRVEVNRAQDAVARGQQRINAMRGVLGTFAGAQYRSGGIDPAVGLMLAEDPDAYLEQAAALDRLSGRQARQLADLREEQRELGQERQEASRKLAELDALRSDVARHKRSVTAKLAAARRLLNAMPSGERADYERSSRSGGRSESLPELPSFGPSSGRAATAVMAARAAVGKPYVWGSTGPSGFDCSGLMVWSYRQAGVSLPRTSQAQRYAGRQVPLSQARPGDLVTYRSDASHVGMYVGNGQVVHAPYPGARVRYDPVGMMPVSSVTRP comes from the coding sequence GTGGCGTCCCATCGCCGGGCCGGGCTCGGCAGCCTCGACCGGAACACGAAGGTCACCGTCCTCACCGCCGCCGCGGCCACGGCCGCGGTCGCCATGACGGGGGTACCCGCGAGCGCGGCCCCCGGCCTCCCGCACGAACCCGGCGGCGGGGCGAGAACCGGTATCAGCGCCCAGGTCGACCGGCTCTTCGAGGAGGCCGAGCAGGCCACCGAGCGCTTCAACGAGGCGGGGGAGAAGGCCGACCGCCTCCGCGTCGAGGTCAACCGGGCCCAGGACGCGGTGGCCCGCGGCCAGCAGCGCATCAACGCCATGCGGGGCGTCCTCGGCACCTTCGCCGGGGCCCAGTACCGCAGCGGCGGCATCGACCCCGCCGTCGGGCTGATGCTCGCCGAGGATCCCGACGCGTACCTGGAGCAGGCCGCCGCCCTGGACCGCCTCAGCGGCCGCCAGGCCCGGCAGCTCGCCGACCTCCGCGAGGAGCAGCGCGAGCTCGGCCAGGAGCGCCAGGAGGCCTCCCGCAAGCTCGCGGAACTCGACGCCCTGCGCTCCGACGTGGCCCGGCACAAGCGCTCCGTCACCGCCAAGCTCGCGGCCGCCCGGCGGCTGCTCAACGCCATGCCCTCCGGGGAGCGGGCCGACTACGAGCGCTCCTCGCGCTCCGGAGGCCGCTCCGAGAGCCTTCCCGAGCTGCCCTCCTTCGGCCCGTCCTCGGGCCGCGCCGCGACCGCGGTGATGGCGGCCCGGGCCGCGGTCGGCAAGCCGTACGTGTGGGGCTCCACCGGCCCCTCCGGGTTCGACTGCTCCGGGCTGATGGTCTGGTCGTACCGGCAGGCGGGCGTCTCGCTGCCGCGCACCTCACAGGCCCAGCGGTACGCCGGCCGGCAGGTGCCGCTGTCGCAGGCCCGCCCCGGCGACCTGGTGACGTACCGCTCGGACGCCAGCCACGTCGGCATGTACGTCGGCAACGGCCAGGTGGTGCACGCCCCCTACCCGGGGGCCCGGGTCCGCTACGACCCGGTCGGGATGATGCCCGTCTCCTCGGTGACCCGCCCCTGA
- a CDS encoding AMP-dependent synthetase/ligase codes for MREFSLPALYEVPSDGNLTDLIRRNAAQHPDTAVMSRKAGGRWQDVTATEFLAEVRAAAKGLIAAGIRPGDRVALISRTRYEWVLFDFAIWSAGGVTVPVYETSSPEQVQWILGDSGAVAVIVESPAHSASVASLRDRLPELREVWEIEQGALETLKADGAKISDAEVEERSSHANADDPATIVYTSGTTGRPKGCVLTHRNFFAECGNVVERLSPLFRTGECSVLLFLPAAHVFGRLVEVAAVLAPIRLGCVPDIKNLTDELQSFRPTLILGVPRVFEKVYNSARAKAQADGKGKIFDAAAETAIAYSRALDAPGGPSLGLRLKHKLFSKLVYSKLHTVLGGRGEYAISGGAPLGERLGHFFRGIGFTVLEGYGLTESCAATAFNPWDKTKIGTVGQPLPGSVVRIADDGEVLLHGEHIFKEYWKNETATAEALTDGWFHTGDVGTLDEDGYLAITGRKKELIVTAGGKNVAPAVIEDRIRAHALVAECMVVGDARPFVAALVTIDEEFLGRWAAENGKPAGVTAAELREDADLIAAVQKAVDDGNAAVSKAESVRKFRILPSQFTEESGHITPSLKLKRNVVAKDFADEIEALYRG; via the coding sequence TTGCGCGAGTTCAGCCTTCCGGCCCTGTACGAGGTCCCGTCGGACGGGAACCTGACGGATCTCATCCGCCGCAACGCCGCTCAGCATCCAGACACCGCCGTCATGAGCCGCAAGGCCGGCGGCCGGTGGCAGGACGTGACCGCGACCGAGTTCCTCGCCGAGGTCCGCGCCGCGGCCAAGGGCCTCATCGCGGCCGGCATCCGGCCCGGCGACCGCGTCGCCCTCATCTCCCGCACCCGCTACGAGTGGGTGCTGTTCGACTTCGCGATCTGGAGCGCGGGCGGCGTCACCGTCCCCGTGTACGAGACCAGCTCCCCCGAGCAGGTCCAGTGGATCCTGGGCGACTCCGGCGCCGTGGCCGTCATCGTGGAGAGCCCGGCGCACAGCGCGTCCGTGGCCTCGCTGCGCGACCGGCTGCCGGAGCTGCGCGAGGTCTGGGAGATCGAGCAGGGCGCGCTGGAGACGCTGAAGGCCGACGGCGCGAAGATCTCCGACGCCGAGGTCGAGGAGCGCAGCAGTCACGCGAACGCCGACGACCCGGCCACGATCGTCTACACCTCGGGCACCACCGGCCGCCCCAAGGGCTGTGTGCTGACCCACCGCAACTTCTTCGCCGAGTGCGGCAACGTGGTGGAGCGCCTGAGCCCGCTCTTCCGCACCGGCGAGTGCTCCGTGCTGCTCTTCCTGCCGGCCGCGCACGTCTTCGGGCGCCTGGTGGAGGTGGCGGCCGTACTGGCGCCGATCCGGCTGGGCTGCGTACCGGACATCAAGAACCTGACGGACGAGCTCCAGTCCTTCCGCCCCACGCTGATCCTCGGTGTCCCGCGCGTCTTCGAGAAGGTCTACAACTCGGCGCGCGCCAAGGCCCAGGCCGACGGCAAGGGCAAGATCTTCGACGCCGCCGCGGAGACGGCGATCGCCTACAGCCGCGCGCTGGACGCCCCGGGCGGCCCCTCGCTGGGGCTGCGCCTGAAGCACAAGCTGTTCTCCAAGCTGGTCTACAGCAAGCTGCACACGGTCCTCGGCGGGCGCGGCGAGTACGCGATCTCCGGCGGCGCCCCGCTGGGCGAGCGCCTCGGCCACTTCTTCCGCGGCATCGGCTTCACGGTGCTGGAGGGCTACGGCCTGACGGAGTCCTGTGCGGCCACGGCCTTCAACCCCTGGGACAAGACGAAGATCGGCACGGTCGGCCAGCCGCTGCCCGGCTCCGTGGTGCGCATCGCGGACGACGGCGAGGTGCTGCTGCACGGCGAGCACATCTTCAAGGAGTACTGGAAGAACGAGACGGCGACCGCCGAGGCGCTGACCGACGGCTGGTTCCACACCGGCGACGTCGGCACCCTCGACGAGGACGGCTACCTCGCGATCACCGGCCGCAAGAAGGAGCTCATCGTCACGGCGGGCGGCAAGAACGTCGCGCCGGCCGTGATCGAGGACCGGATCCGCGCGCACGCGCTGGTCGCGGAGTGCATGGTGGTGGGCGATGCGCGGCCCTTCGTGGCGGCGCTGGTCACCATCGACGAGGAGTTCCTCGGCCGGTGGGCCGCGGAGAACGGCAAGCCGGCGGGTGTGACGGCGGCGGAGCTGCGTGAGGACGCAGACCTGATCGCCGCCGTCCAGAAGGCGGTGGATGACGGCAACGCGGCGGTTTCCAAGGCGGAATCGGTGCGGAAATTCCGCATTCTTCCCTCCCAGTTCACGGAGGAGTCGGGTCACATCACGCCGTCGCTGAAGCTCAAGCGCAATGTGGTGGCGAAGGACTTCGCGGACGAGATCGAGGCGCTGTACCGCGGCTAG
- a CDS encoding aminotransferase class V-fold PLP-dependent enzyme: MSASLNAAVATTTATVVDPACAEPLAVLGRDVTVPLVTGGEVTYAALDYAASAPALQRVWDDVAAYAPYYGSVHRGAGYLSQLSTDLFEQSRVTVAEFLDCRPTDQVVFTRSTTDSLNLLAAVLPADCQVFVFETEHHASLLPWVDAHVTYLNAPCTPAEAVATLERALADRDPHGPALVCVTGASNVTGELWPVKELAAAAHAHGARIVLDAAQLAPHHPVSVQELDVDWVAFSGHKLYAPFGSGVLAGRADWLQQAQPYLAGGGASRKVARREDGGVDVEWHTTAARHEAGSPNVIGVYSIASACKALTEAGFDHLVARERHLIAKVREGLAEVPAVRILSLFGDDAPRVGVISFVVDGWNSSHFAAALSAEYGIGVRDGLFCAHPLVRTLLGSEPQAQGECGAPEAAPGERSLNAIRVSFGAGTPDEHVERFVRAVKELVADGAKWQYRTEEGRCVPAV; this comes from the coding sequence ATGTCCGCATCCCTGAACGCCGCCGTCGCCACCACCACCGCCACCGTCGTGGACCCCGCCTGTGCCGAGCCGCTCGCCGTCCTCGGCCGCGACGTCACCGTCCCCCTCGTCACCGGCGGCGAGGTCACCTACGCGGCCCTCGACTACGCCGCCAGCGCCCCCGCCCTGCAGCGCGTCTGGGACGACGTGGCCGCGTACGCCCCGTACTACGGCAGCGTGCACCGCGGCGCCGGATACCTCTCGCAGCTCTCCACCGACCTCTTCGAGCAGAGCCGGGTCACGGTCGCCGAGTTCCTCGACTGCCGCCCCACCGACCAGGTCGTCTTCACCCGCTCCACCACCGACTCGCTGAACCTGCTGGCCGCCGTACTCCCCGCCGACTGCCAGGTGTTCGTCTTCGAGACCGAGCACCACGCCTCCCTCCTGCCGTGGGTGGACGCGCACGTCACCTACCTCAACGCACCGTGCACCCCCGCCGAGGCCGTCGCCACCCTGGAGCGCGCGCTCGCCGACCGCGACCCCCACGGCCCGGCGCTGGTCTGCGTCACCGGCGCCTCCAACGTCACCGGTGAACTGTGGCCGGTGAAGGAACTCGCCGCCGCCGCGCACGCCCACGGCGCGCGCATCGTGCTGGACGCCGCCCAACTGGCCCCGCACCACCCCGTCTCCGTACAGGAACTCGACGTCGACTGGGTCGCCTTCTCCGGACACAAGCTCTACGCGCCCTTCGGCTCGGGCGTGCTCGCCGGGCGCGCCGACTGGCTGCAGCAGGCGCAGCCGTACCTGGCCGGTGGCGGTGCCTCCCGCAAGGTGGCCCGGCGCGAGGACGGCGGCGTGGACGTCGAATGGCACACCACCGCCGCCCGCCACGAAGCCGGCTCCCCGAACGTCATCGGCGTCTACTCCATCGCCTCGGCCTGCAAGGCCCTGACCGAGGCCGGCTTCGACCACCTCGTCGCCCGCGAACGCCACCTCATCGCGAAGGTCCGCGAAGGCCTGGCGGAGGTCCCGGCGGTCCGGATCCTGTCCCTCTTCGGTGACGACGCCCCGCGGGTCGGCGTCATCTCCTTCGTGGTGGACGGCTGGAACAGCTCGCACTTCGCGGCGGCGCTGTCCGCGGAATACGGCATCGGCGTGCGCGACGGGCTGTTCTGCGCCCACCCGCTGGTCCGCACCCTGCTGGGCAGCGAGCCGCAGGCGCAGGGCGAGTGCGGAGCCCCGGAGGCCGCCCCGGGCGAGCGCTCCCTCAACGCCATCCGCGTCAGCTTCGGCGCGGGCACCCCTGACGAGCACGTGGAGCGGTTCGTCCGGGCGGTGAAGGAACTCGTCGCGGACGGCGCGAAGTGGCAGTACCGCACGGAAGAGGGCCGCTGCGTCCCGGCCGTCTGA
- a CDS encoding GMC oxidoreductase: protein MTSHLTRRQMLGLGALSTAAALGFTRIGAASAAAVEPAAAQYAPAIVVGSGYGSAVAALRLGQAGVRTVVLEMGRLWDTPGADGKVFPSTSAPDQRSMWFRNRTEAPLAQFLWLDVVNRDISPYPGVLDRVNYGDMSVYVGRGVGGGSLVNGGMAPTPRRSYFSEVLPQVDADEMYGTYYPRARAMLGVNDIDPGWFESTEWYRFARISRKHAQNTGLKTVFVPNVYDFAYMKREAAGTATRSALAGEVIYGNNHGKKSVDKTYLAAAIGTGNVTIETMQRVVGVRPDPAGGYVLTVRTSDITGRVTQVRELGCRQLFLGAGSLGTTEILLRARERGTLPALSEKVGLGWGPNGNVMTARANHLWDTVGCNQATMPAMGIDDWDNAANPVFAEIAPLPMGIEHWISMYLAITKNRERGHFTYDAATDSARLNWRRDQNTPSVNAAKNLFDRINRRNFTIYRYDLFGDNRPFADNFTYHPLGGCVLGDATDAYGRAKGYQGLYVVDGSLVPGSLGVNPFVTITALAERNMARILAEDPR, encoded by the coding sequence ATGACATCACATCTGACGCGCCGTCAAATGCTTGGCCTCGGCGCCCTCTCGACCGCCGCCGCGCTCGGCTTCACCCGGATCGGGGCGGCCTCCGCCGCGGCCGTGGAGCCCGCCGCCGCCCAGTACGCCCCCGCCATCGTCGTCGGCTCCGGCTACGGGTCCGCCGTCGCCGCCCTGCGGCTCGGGCAGGCGGGCGTACGTACCGTCGTCCTGGAGATGGGCCGGCTCTGGGACACCCCCGGGGCCGACGGCAAGGTCTTCCCCTCCACCTCCGCGCCCGACCAGCGCTCCATGTGGTTCCGCAACCGCACCGAGGCCCCGCTCGCCCAGTTCCTCTGGCTCGACGTGGTCAACCGCGACATCAGCCCGTACCCCGGCGTCCTCGACCGCGTGAACTACGGCGACATGTCCGTGTACGTGGGCCGGGGGGTCGGCGGCGGATCGCTCGTCAACGGCGGCATGGCCCCCACGCCCCGGCGCTCGTACTTCTCCGAAGTACTGCCCCAGGTCGACGCCGACGAGATGTACGGCACGTACTACCCGCGCGCCCGCGCCATGCTCGGCGTGAACGACATCGACCCCGGCTGGTTCGAGTCCACCGAGTGGTACCGCTTCGCCCGGATCTCCCGCAAGCACGCCCAGAACACCGGCCTGAAGACCGTCTTCGTCCCCAACGTCTACGACTTCGCGTACATGAAGCGCGAGGCGGCCGGCACCGCCACCCGCTCGGCCCTGGCCGGCGAGGTCATCTACGGCAACAACCACGGCAAGAAGAGCGTCGACAAGACCTACCTCGCCGCGGCCATCGGCACCGGCAACGTCACCATCGAGACCATGCAGCGCGTGGTCGGCGTACGGCCCGACCCGGCCGGGGGCTACGTCCTGACGGTCCGGACCAGCGACATCACCGGACGCGTCACCCAGGTCCGCGAACTCGGCTGCAGGCAGCTCTTCCTCGGGGCCGGGAGCCTGGGAACCACCGAGATCCTGCTGCGCGCCCGCGAGAGGGGGACGCTGCCCGCGCTCAGCGAGAAGGTCGGGCTCGGCTGGGGCCCCAACGGCAACGTCATGACCGCCCGCGCCAACCACCTGTGGGACACGGTCGGCTGCAACCAGGCCACCATGCCCGCGATGGGCATCGACGACTGGGACAACGCCGCGAACCCGGTCTTCGCCGAGATCGCCCCGCTCCCCATGGGCATCGAGCACTGGATCTCGATGTACCTGGCCATCACCAAGAACCGGGAACGGGGCCACTTCACCTACGACGCCGCCACCGACTCGGCCCGGCTCAACTGGCGGCGGGACCAGAACACGCCCTCGGTCAATGCCGCGAAGAACCTCTTCGACCGCATCAACCGCAGGAACTTCACGATCTACCGGTACGACCTCTTCGGCGACAACCGGCCCTTCGCGGACAACTTCACCTACCATCCGCTCGGCGGCTGCGTCCTCGGGGACGCCACCGACGCGTACGGGCGGGCCAAGGGCTACCAGGGGCTGTACGTGGTCGACGGCTCCCTGGTGCCCGGATCGCTCGGCGTGAATCCGTTCGTGACCATCACCGCCCTCGCGGAGCGGAACATGGCCCGGATCCTCGCCGAGGACCCCCGCTGA